The following is a genomic window from Halobacterium sp. R2-5.
CGGTCCAGGAGGTCCGCGATGCCCATCATCTCGGCGGCCTCCGTGACGCGCTCGTCGATCTCGGCGTCCGAGAGGTCCGTCGACTCCTCGAGGCCGAACGCCATGTTGCCGCGCACCGTCATGTGCGGGTACAGCGCGTACGACTGGAACACCATCGCGGTGTTGCGCTCCTGGGGGCGCTTGTCGTTGATGGCCTCGTCGCCGAGGCGGATCTCGCCGTCGGTGATGGTCTCGAGGCCCGCGATGGTCCGCAGGGTCGTCGATTTGCCGCAGCCGGACGGCCCGACGAGCACGAGGAATTCGCCGTCCTCGATGTCGATGGACACGTCGTCGACTGCGACGATTTCGTCGCCTCCGTCGTCGAACGTCTTCGTGATGTGGTCGAGTGTTAGTTCTGCCATGTTAGGCACCTCCGCCGGCGACTCCCTCGGCGAACTGCTCGCCGAAGAAGATGTACACGAGTAGGGTGGGCAGCGCCGTGATGAACGCGCCCGCCATCTGTAGGTTGTACTGGCTCACCATCGACCCCTGGAGCGAGGTCAACGAGATCGTCACCACGTCGTTGCTCGGGTTCTGGACGAGCACGAGCGCGAACAGCAGGTCGTTCCAGATGTTCGTGAACTGGTAGATGAGCGCCACCGCGAACATCGGAATCGACAGCGGCAACACGATTCGCGTGTAGATCCTCCGGATCGTCGCGCCGTCCAGCCGCGCGGCCTCCAGCATCGAGTCGTCCAGCGACTGGTAGTGCGCGCGGAACAAAAGCGTCGTGATGGGGATGCCGTACGCGGTGTGGGTGACCGCGAGCGCGAGCAGCCCCGAGTGGTTCGCGACCGGCGGCAGCCACGAGAAGACGCTCGCCGGGTCGACGATGGCCCAGAACCGCGACAGCGGCACGAGCACGGACTGGTACGGGATGAAGATGCCCGCGATGAGCAACACCAGCACGAACGCCTGTCCGCGCCACTTCGTGTTCGTCAGGCCGTACGCGACGAGGCTGCCGAACGTCGCCGACAGCAGCGTCGCCGGGACCGTGAACAGGATGCTGTTCACGAGCCCGCTGCGGAGC
Proteins encoded in this region:
- a CDS encoding carbohydrate ABC transporter permease is translated as MAANRSSSLPWNRIGLYAALLALVAFYLSPLESAIMTAFKTQTGFFETSPIAPPGASTFTLDAWGQAFDRLRSGLVNSILFTVPATLLSATFGSLVAYGLTNTKWRGQAFVLVLLIAGIFIPYQSVLVPLSRFWAIVDPASVFSWLPPVANHSGLLALAVTHTAYGIPITTLLFRAHYQSLDDSMLEAARLDGATIRRIYTRIVLPLSIPMFAVALIYQFTNIWNDLLFALVLVQNPSNDVVTISLTSLQGSMVSQYNLQMAGAFITALPTLLVYIFFGEQFAEGVAGGGA